The Humulus lupulus chromosome 4, drHumLupu1.1, whole genome shotgun sequence genome has a window encoding:
- the LOC133829644 gene encoding uncharacterized protein LOC133829644, with protein MDNQVTTINQLNHSAPAPAAEPAKAEPRGCPISFYDPSVKRVSPAFRGVLYRFRRLPPIIEHQPAGSEPGEAAKIIWRSYRRHSGKDLTLNDIFSDESFDLDENYEEEREKAFFGAAPGTPFVPRPFLAMARFAMEEHNKKMGSDVKLESVIGVNQGHVVNWNLNSFTHYLTLRGRDMGFYLAKVWSKLVPKRGLVVRSRMSRGGSMAPRVSANYALKFWGIPRKPIPWARRTSASRPKPWSRSRPS; from the exons ATGGACAATCAAGTCACTACTATCAACCAACTTAATCATTCAGCCCCTGCTCCTGCTgctg AGCCGGCCAAGGCAGAACCTAGAGGATGCCCCATTTCGTTTtacg ATCCATCGGTAAAAAGAGTTTCCCCGGCCTTCCGAGGAGTACTATATCGTTTCAGACGCCTTCCTCCTATTATTG AACATCAACCTGCTGGTTCAGAACCTGGTG AGGCAGCCAAAATTATTTGGCGTAGTTACAGAAGACACAGTGGAAAGGATCTTACTCTTAatg ACATTTTTAGTGACGAAAGCTTTGATCTGGACGAAAACTACGAGGAAGAAAGAGAGAAG GCATTTTTCGGTGCTGCTCCAGGAACTCCATTTGTGCCTCGTCCATTTCTAGCAATGGCAAGATTTGCAATGGAAGAGCATAACAAGAAAATG gGCAGTGATGTGAAACTTGAATCTGTGATCGGTGTTAATCAAGGGCATGTTGTGAACTGGAACTTGAATTCATTTACACATTATCTTACATTGAGGGGCCGTGATATGGGTTTCTACCTTGCTAAGGTTTGGTCAAAATTAGTACCAAAACGTGGCTTGGTTGTCAGGTCAAGAATGTCCAGAGGTGGTTCCATGGCCCCAAGAGTGAGTGCCAATTACGCCCTAAAATTTTGGGGCATACCAAGAAAACCCATTCCATGGGCTAGGAGGACCTCAGCTTCTCGACCCAAGCCTTGGTCTAGGTCTAGGCCTAGCTAG